A genome region from Paradevosia shaoguanensis includes the following:
- a CDS encoding ring-cleaving dioxygenase — protein sequence MALQLSGIHHLTAITAQARENLKFYTDVLGMRLIKRTVNQDDTTAYHLFYGDGIASPGADLTFFDWPVARERRGTHSIVRTGLRVRTEDDLVWWKQHLKEKGIESGNIKERFGFLSLEFEDPEGQRFRMVADPKAGESHPWEKSPVPAERQILGLGPITISVPKLDRTAYVLTEVMNMKEVRVHPARERTGEVHVFSMGDGGAAAELHVAVEPDLPFAGQGAGGAHHVAFRTTDKDSLHNWISRVTAAGLRSSGEVERYYFTSLYFREPNGVLFEIATDGPGFAVDEPLETLGENLSLPPFLEPNRAAIEANLKPID from the coding sequence ATGGCCTTGCAGCTTTCCGGTATTCATCACCTCACCGCAATCACCGCGCAGGCGCGTGAAAACCTCAAATTCTACACCGACGTACTGGGCATGCGGCTCATCAAGCGCACCGTCAACCAGGACGACACCACCGCCTATCACCTCTTCTATGGCGACGGCATCGCCAGTCCCGGCGCGGACCTGACCTTCTTCGACTGGCCGGTGGCGCGCGAACGGCGCGGCACGCATTCGATCGTGCGCACTGGCCTGCGCGTGCGCACAGAGGACGATCTCGTCTGGTGGAAGCAGCACCTCAAGGAAAAGGGCATCGAGAGCGGCAACATCAAGGAGCGCTTCGGCTTCCTGTCGCTCGAATTCGAAGACCCGGAGGGGCAGCGCTTCCGCATGGTGGCCGACCCCAAGGCGGGCGAGAGCCATCCCTGGGAGAAGAGCCCCGTCCCTGCCGAGCGGCAGATTTTGGGGCTCGGCCCCATTACCATCAGCGTGCCCAAGCTCGACCGCACGGCCTATGTGCTCACCGAAGTGATGAACATGAAGGAGGTGCGCGTGCATCCAGCGCGGGAACGCACCGGCGAGGTGCATGTGTTCTCGATGGGTGACGGCGGCGCGGCGGCCGAGTTGCATGTGGCGGTCGAGCCGGACCTGCCTTTCGCCGGCCAGGGCGCTGGTGGCGCACACCACGTGGCGTTCCGGACGACGGACAAGGATTCGCTGCACAACTGGATCAGCCGCGTCACGGCGGCAGGCCTGCGCTCGAGCGGAGAGGTCGAGCGGTACTACTTCACCTCGCTCTATTTCCGCGAGCCCAATGGCGTGCTGTTCGAGATCGCCACCGATGGCCCCGGCTTTGCCGTGGACGAGCCGCTCGAGACGTTGGGCGAGAACCTGTCGCTGCCCCCGTTCCTCGAACCGAACCGCGCGGCGATCGAGGCAAACCTCAAGCCGATTGACTGA
- a CDS encoding UdgX family uracil-DNA binding protein (This protein belongs to the uracil DNA glycosylase superfamily, members of which act in excision repair of DNA. However, it belongs more specifically to UdgX branch, whose founding member was found to bind uracil in DNA (where it does not belong), without cleaving it, appears to promote DNA repair by a pathway involving RecA, rather than base excision.), whose amino-acid sequence MPHRHPHISEHDLFKSSGSEEAFDSLEAVREAVDACERCPLYQFATQAVFGEGPERAPLMFVGEQPGDQEDIAGRPFVGPAGKVFDAALIEAGIERDRVYVTNAVKHFKFAPRGKKRLHQKPNAGEIAACRSWLNLERSFVRPQVIVALGATAVQSLVGSRATISRLRDAPTTLDDGTLLCATIHPSFLLRMPDRQRSAEERARFVADLKAARKLALH is encoded by the coding sequence ATGCCCCATCGACATCCGCATATTTCCGAGCACGATCTTTTCAAGTCTTCCGGCAGCGAGGAGGCCTTCGACAGTCTGGAAGCAGTGCGCGAGGCTGTCGATGCCTGCGAGCGCTGCCCGCTCTACCAGTTTGCCACCCAGGCCGTTTTCGGGGAAGGGCCGGAGCGGGCGCCGCTTATGTTCGTAGGCGAGCAGCCCGGCGACCAGGAGGATATTGCCGGTCGCCCCTTCGTCGGTCCTGCCGGCAAGGTCTTCGATGCAGCGCTCATCGAGGCCGGCATCGAGCGCGACCGGGTTTACGTGACCAACGCGGTCAAGCACTTCAAGTTCGCTCCGCGCGGCAAGAAGCGCCTGCACCAGAAACCCAATGCCGGCGAAATCGCCGCCTGCCGCTCCTGGCTCAACCTCGAACGCTCCTTCGTCCGCCCGCAAGTCATCGTCGCCCTGGGCGCAACGGCCGTGCAAAGCCTCGTCGGCAGCCGCGCTACCATCTCGCGCCTGCGCGACGCCCCGACAACGCTCGATGACGGCACGCTTCTCTGCGCCACCATCCACCCGTCCTTCCTGCTGCGCATGCCCGATCGCCAGCGCTCCGCCGAGGAAAGAGCCCGCTTTGTCGCCGATCTCAAGGCCGCCCGAAAACTGGCATTGCATTAA